The Antedon mediterranea chromosome 7, ecAntMedi1.1, whole genome shotgun sequence genome has a segment encoding these proteins:
- the LOC140053874 gene encoding runt-related transcription factor 1-like isoform X1, whose translation MLENINTTGVNLNLKHPYPMHLDRSRQHMPVYENEHRVDNTIKHSPSSKNNHKMTGKQSSFKGGERSIVEAFAEYPGELVRTESPNFVCSVLPSHWRCNKSLPVAFKVVSLGPIPDGTPVTIAAGNDENYCAELRNFTAVMKNQVARFNDLRFVGRSGRGKSFTLSIIINTNPPQVATYNRAIKVTVDGPREPRRPRQKVVEDGRMHSPHHMNPHGGGLWNQEEMPDIQRKAIHHQPLSSLPTTSNLMNHQTHDVSQAVMPPKPTSWPSPYYTASYFTPTQSSSLHTVARTTSETPISISAEHEAAHQLTQLNSIGSNTFTTLTPYGKHDSRYPMQRQGIATDDIRFSYPNASTSFTTNPLSTSMETKPFFSPTSTFPLPSPGDLFSTPTTPVSLTSSPFFPTSPTYLYPHLYMTSPTTHSSPASFYDAPPHLQMLPSAHDKPESKQTIKEESNVLMRHDHMLPFDDMSRRMDLPMSNQLGLHSNDDHLRVIDHHLPVVTSSGHSLPPSDDRKEDVWRPY comes from the exons ATGCTAGAGAACATTAATACGACTGGAGTTAACTTGAACTTGAAACATCCCTACCCGATGCATTTAGATCGTTCGCGCCAACATATGCCCGTTTATGAAAACGAACATAGAGTTGACAATACAATTAAACACAGCCCGTCTTCGAAAAATAACCACAAAATGACTGGGAAGCAATCATCCTTCAAAGGAGGAGAACGAAGCATTGTCGAAGCGTTTGCGGAATACCCAGGCGAACTTGTACGAACGGAAAGTCCTAACTTTGTCTGTAGTGTCTTACCGTCGCACTGGAGGTGCAATAAGAGTCTACCGGTGGCTTTTAAAGTTGTATCTCTTGGACCGATTCCTGATGGCACTCCGGTTACTATCGCAGCCGGTAACGATGAAAACTACTGTGCTGAACTTCGTAACTTTACAGCCGTAATGAAAAATCAAGTAGCAAGGTTTAATGATTTGCGGTTTGTGGGCAGATCTGGGCGAG gAAAGAGCTTCACATTGTCCATTATCATCAATACCAACCCACCTCAAGTAGCGACGTACAACCGAGCTATAAAGGTCACCGTAGATGGACCCCGAGAACCAAGAC GCCCGCGTCAGAAGGTGGTGGAAGACGGTCGAATGCACTCCCCTCACCACATGAATCCGCATGGAGGGGGATTATGGAACCAAGAAGAGATGCCTGATATACAGAGGAAAGCAATTCATCATCAACCTCTCAGCTCCTTACCAACCACAAGCAATTTAATGAACCATCAAACTCATG ATGTTTCACAAGCTGTAATGCCTCCAAAGCCTACATCATGGCCGAGCCCATATTACACAGCCAGTTATTTCACACCCACCCAATCATCATCCCTACACACGGTTGCGAGAACAACAAGCGAGACTCCGATTTCAATTTCAGCTGAACACGAGGCTGCGCACCAACTAACACAATTGAACTCTATCGGAAGTAACACTTTCACAACATTGACTCCTTACGGTAAACACGATTCACGATATCCTATGCAGAGGCAAGGAATCGCAACGGACGACATACGCTTTTCATATCCAAATGCGTCGACGTCTTTCACGACTAACCCGCTCTCGACCTCCATGGAAACAAAACCGTTTTTCTCTCCGACGTCTACTTTCCCTCTTCCCTCACCGGGGGATCTTTTCAGCACGCCGACAACCCCAGTGTCTCTAACGTCGTCTCCATTTTTCCCAACCTCGCCAACTTATCTGTACCCTCATTTATATATGACATCACCAACGACACACAGCTCACCCGCTTCGTTCTACGATGCCCCGCCGCATCTGCAGATGTTACCATCAGCTCACGATAAGCCTGAAAGCAAACAAACTATTAAGGAAGAGAGTAACGTGTTGATGAGGCATGATCACATGTTGCCGTTTGACGATATGTCACGACGCATGGACTTGCCAATGAGTAACCAACTCGGACTGCACTCTAACGATGACCACTTGCGTGTTATCGATCATCATTTACCCGTTGTTACATCATCTGGTCATTCATTACCTCCTAGTGATGATCGAAAAGAAGATGTTTGGCGGCCATATTAG
- the LOC140053874 gene encoding uncharacterized protein isoform X2, which produces MLENINTTGVNLNLKHPYPMHLDRSRQHMPVYENEHRVDNTIKHSPSSKNNHKMTGKQSSFKGGERSIVEAFAEYPGELVRTESPNFVCSVLPSHWRCNKSLPVAFKVVSLGPIPDGTPVTIAAGNDENYCAELRNFTAVMKNQVARFNDLRFVGRSGRGKSFTLSIIINTNPPQVATYNRAIKVTVDGPREPRRPRQKVVEDGRMHSPHHMNPHGGGLWNQEEMPDIQRKAIHHQPLSSLPTTSNLMNHQTHGHSVASSRSSSVSEYENTESVFCRPPSVLSEQSHNDQEENGHSSNGYGAQYGQQQTVQVHLDVANLELLTIRKRFIEQEHEAAMALNCAEMELVEIKKKMLLMKMNRFLKEDITPQQ; this is translated from the exons ATGCTAGAGAACATTAATACGACTGGAGTTAACTTGAACTTGAAACATCCCTACCCGATGCATTTAGATCGTTCGCGCCAACATATGCCCGTTTATGAAAACGAACATAGAGTTGACAATACAATTAAACACAGCCCGTCTTCGAAAAATAACCACAAAATGACTGGGAAGCAATCATCCTTCAAAGGAGGAGAACGAAGCATTGTCGAAGCGTTTGCGGAATACCCAGGCGAACTTGTACGAACGGAAAGTCCTAACTTTGTCTGTAGTGTCTTACCGTCGCACTGGAGGTGCAATAAGAGTCTACCGGTGGCTTTTAAAGTTGTATCTCTTGGACCGATTCCTGATGGCACTCCGGTTACTATCGCAGCCGGTAACGATGAAAACTACTGTGCTGAACTTCGTAACTTTACAGCCGTAATGAAAAATCAAGTAGCAAGGTTTAATGATTTGCGGTTTGTGGGCAGATCTGGGCGAG gAAAGAGCTTCACATTGTCCATTATCATCAATACCAACCCACCTCAAGTAGCGACGTACAACCGAGCTATAAAGGTCACCGTAGATGGACCCCGAGAACCAAGAC GCCCGCGTCAGAAGGTGGTGGAAGACGGTCGAATGCACTCCCCTCACCACATGAATCCGCATGGAGGGGGATTATGGAACCAAGAAGAGATGCCTGATATACAGAGGAAAGCAATTCATCATCAACCTCTCAGCTCCTTACCAACCACAAGCAATTTAATGAACCATCAAACTCATG GCCATTCAGTAGCCTCCAGTCGATCTTCTTCGGTCAGCGAGTACGAAAATACCGAAAGTGTTTTTTGCCGACCACCTTCGGTTTTGTCGGAACAATCGCATAATGATCAAGAAGAGAACGGTCATAGTTCAAATGGTTATGGCGCACAATACGGTCAGCAACAGACTGTGCAAGTCCATTTAGACGTTGCTAACTTGGAACTTCTGACGATTCGTAAAAGATTTATCGAGCAAGAACACGAAGCGGCGATGGCTTTAAATTGCGCTGAAATGGAATTGGTAGAGATTAAAAAGAAGATGCTATTAATGAAAATGAATCGGTTTCTAAAAGAAGACATTACTCCGCAGCAATAG
- the LOC140053903 gene encoding arginyl-tRNA--protein transferase 1-like isoform X3, whose amino-acid sequence MSRTGQDFSIVEYFAGNDGSRCGYCGSKDTNYSRGMWAHKMMTQDYQDLIDRGWRRSGKYVYKPSMEIMCCPAYTIRCQAVDFKLSKSQKKCLITVRKHLQTGIKPGDSKKGDEEDAESKNESKTKDETGSCTNDVSSTSDASDHSKSTHVKRTKLTRSGVGPDPNKPLRKKAKILRMEAKRHKQTHSAESSSLESQPTKNHQKSSNEPKSLEDYLSEETMMSTALNIKLRLVRSNPPSSEFEETFDDSYKLYKRYQETIHKDPPHKCTTGQFKRFLCESPLVEEYREDGPSCGYGSFHQQYWLGGVLIAVGVLDILPHSISSVYLYYNPDYNFLNLGTYSSLREIAFTRALQKEAANLKYYYMGFYIHSCPKMKYKDRQTESDNRQHTAHDPAFAILAYVRPSRDACIGCNCVLVVFISSAEYYRIFSCRFKLIK is encoded by the exons GTATGTGGGCACATAAGATGATGACACAGGACTATCAGGATTTGATTGATAGAGGATGGAGAAG GAGTGGAAAGTATGTGTACAAGCCATCTATGGAAATTATGTGTTGTCCAGCATACACAATCAGATGTCAAGCTGTTGACTTCAAACTGAGTAAATcacaaaagaaatgtttaatAACAGTTCGTAAACATCTACAAACTGGTATCAAACCAGGAGACTCCAAAAAAGGTGATGAGGAAGATGCGGAGTCAAAGAATGAAAGTAAAACTAAAGATGAAACTGGAAGTTGTACAAATGACGTCAGCAGTACAAGTGATGCTAGTGATCACTCCAAGTCAACCCACGTAAAACGCACTAAGTTGACAAGATCAG GAGTTGGACCAGATCCAAATAAACCACTACGGAAGAAAGCCAAAATATTGAGAATGGAAGCAAAACGGCACAAACAAACCCATTCTGCAGAATCATCTAGTCTAGAATCACAGCCAAcaaaaaatcatcaaaagtcTTCAAATGAACCGAAAAGTTTGGAAGATTATTTAAGTGAAGAAACAATGATGTCTACTGCTCTAAACATAAAG tTAAGACTTGTTCGCTCAAATCCTCCAAGCTCCGAGTTTGAAGAAACCTTTGATGAttcatataaattatataaacgaTACCAAGAAACAATACACAAAGACCCACCCCATAAGTGTACAACGGGACAG TTTAAGAGATTCTTATGCGAGTCACCATTGGTAGAGGAGTACAGGGAGGATGGTCCAAGCTGTGGTTATGGATCATTTCATCAGCAATACTGGTTGGGTGGTGTCCTCATTGCGGTCGGTGTTTTAGACATTCTTCCTCACTCTATATCATCAGTGTATTTATATTACAACCCAGATTACAACTTTCTTAACCTTGGAACGTATAGCTCATTGAG AGAAATAGCATTTACCCGAGCACTGCAAAAGGAAGCTGCAAATTTAAAGTACTATTATATGGGATTCTATATACATTCCTGTCCAAAGATGAAGTATAAG GACAGACAGACAGAATCTGATAACAGACAGCACACTGCACATGATCCTGCCTTCGCTATTTTAGCCTACGTTCGTCCGTCACGAGATGCATGCATTGGTTGCAACTGTGTTCTGGTTGTTTTCATATCATCAGCTGAGTATTATAGGATCTTTTCCTGTCGTTtcaaattgataaaataa
- the LOC140053903 gene encoding arginyl-tRNA--protein transferase 1-like isoform X2, translated as MSRTGQDFSIVEYFAGNDGSRCGYCGSKDTNYSRGMWAHKMMTQDYQDLIDRGWRRSGKYVYKPSMEIMCCPAYTIRCQAVDFKLSKSQKKCLITVRKHLQTGIKPGDSKKGDEEDAESKNESKTKDETGSCTNDVSSTSDASDHSKSTHVKRTKLTRSGVGPDPNKPLRKKAKILRMEAKRHKQTHSAESSSLESQPTKNHQKSSNEPKSLEDYLSEETMMSTALNIKIKLIRTAPPSLEYQESFKESYELFRKYQMTIHKEPASDCTAHDFKRFLCESPLVEEYREDGPSCGYGSFHQQYWLGGVLIAVGVLDILPHSISSVYLYYNPDYNFLNLGTYSSLREIAFTRALQKEAANLKYYYMGFYIHSCPKMKYKGQIGSSFLLCPEAYTWQPIEDCRPKLDENKYIRLDNKNTADSEVDINQILTLHKGRAMEYGFYKTMQGSHADKEEVAEYGNLVGPVCAYRMLLYRS; from the exons GTATGTGGGCACATAAGATGATGACACAGGACTATCAGGATTTGATTGATAGAGGATGGAGAAG GAGTGGAAAGTATGTGTACAAGCCATCTATGGAAATTATGTGTTGTCCAGCATACACAATCAGATGTCAAGCTGTTGACTTCAAACTGAGTAAATcacaaaagaaatgtttaatAACAGTTCGTAAACATCTACAAACTGGTATCAAACCAGGAGACTCCAAAAAAGGTGATGAGGAAGATGCGGAGTCAAAGAATGAAAGTAAAACTAAAGATGAAACTGGAAGTTGTACAAATGACGTCAGCAGTACAAGTGATGCTAGTGATCACTCCAAGTCAACCCACGTAAAACGCACTAAGTTGACAAGATCAG GAGTTGGACCAGATCCAAATAAACCACTACGGAAGAAAGCCAAAATATTGAGAATGGAAGCAAAACGGCACAAACAAACCCATTCTGCAGAATCATCTAGTCTAGAATCACAGCCAAcaaaaaatcatcaaaagtcTTCAAATGAACCGAAAAGTTTGGAAGATTATTTAAGTGAAGAAACAATGATGTCTACTGCTCTAAACATAAAG attAAATTGATCAGGACAGCACCCCCTAGTTTAGAATATCAAGAATCGTTCAAGGAATCGTATGAATTATTTCGCAAATATCAAATGACAATTCATAAAGAACCAGCATCGGACTGTACTGCACATGAT TTTAAGAGATTCTTATGCGAGTCACCATTGGTAGAGGAGTACAGGGAGGATGGTCCAAGCTGTGGTTATGGATCATTTCATCAGCAATACTGGTTGGGTGGTGTCCTCATTGCGGTCGGTGTTTTAGACATTCTTCCTCACTCTATATCATCAGTGTATTTATATTACAACCCAGATTACAACTTTCTTAACCTTGGAACGTATAGCTCATTGAG AGAAATAGCATTTACCCGAGCACTGCAAAAGGAAGCTGCAAATTTAAAGTACTATTATATGGGATTCTATATACATTCCTGTCCAAAGATGAAGTATAAG GGACAGATAGGAAGTTCATTTCTACTATGTCCAGAGGCGTACACCTGGCAACCAATAGAAGACTGCCGTCCTAAGCTAGATGAAAACAAGTACATTAGATTAGACAATAAAAATACAG cTGATTCGGAGGTTGACATAAACCAAATCTTGACTCTACACAAAGGGCGGGCGATGGAGTACGGTTTTTACAAGACGATGCAAGGCTCGCACGCAGACAAGGAAGAAGTGGCCGAGTATGGAAATCTTGTAGGGCCCGTATGCGCATACAGGATGCTGTTATACCGTTCATAG
- the LOC140053903 gene encoding arginyl-tRNA--protein transferase 1-like isoform X1, with the protein MSRTGQDFSIVEYFAGNDGSRCGYCGSKDTNYSRGMWAHKMMTQDYQDLIDRGWRRSGKYVYKPSMEIMCCPAYTIRCQAVDFKLSKSQKKCLITVRKHLQTGIKPGDSKKGDEEDAESKNESKTKDETGSCTNDVSSTSDASDHSKSTHVKRTKLTRSGVGPDPNKPLRKKAKILRMEAKRHKQTHSAESSSLESQPTKNHQKSSNEPKSLEDYLSEETMMSTALNIKLRLVRSNPPSSEFEETFDDSYKLYKRYQETIHKDPPHKCTTGQFKRFLCESPLVEEYREDGPSCGYGSFHQQYWLGGVLIAVGVLDILPHSISSVYLYYNPDYNFLNLGTYSSLREIAFTRALQKEAANLKYYYMGFYIHSCPKMKYKGQIGSSFLLCPEAYTWQPIEDCRPKLDENKYIRLDNKNTADSEVDINQILTLHKGRAMEYGFYKTMQGSHADKEEVAEYGNLVGPVCAYRMLLYRS; encoded by the exons GTATGTGGGCACATAAGATGATGACACAGGACTATCAGGATTTGATTGATAGAGGATGGAGAAG GAGTGGAAAGTATGTGTACAAGCCATCTATGGAAATTATGTGTTGTCCAGCATACACAATCAGATGTCAAGCTGTTGACTTCAAACTGAGTAAATcacaaaagaaatgtttaatAACAGTTCGTAAACATCTACAAACTGGTATCAAACCAGGAGACTCCAAAAAAGGTGATGAGGAAGATGCGGAGTCAAAGAATGAAAGTAAAACTAAAGATGAAACTGGAAGTTGTACAAATGACGTCAGCAGTACAAGTGATGCTAGTGATCACTCCAAGTCAACCCACGTAAAACGCACTAAGTTGACAAGATCAG GAGTTGGACCAGATCCAAATAAACCACTACGGAAGAAAGCCAAAATATTGAGAATGGAAGCAAAACGGCACAAACAAACCCATTCTGCAGAATCATCTAGTCTAGAATCACAGCCAAcaaaaaatcatcaaaagtcTTCAAATGAACCGAAAAGTTTGGAAGATTATTTAAGTGAAGAAACAATGATGTCTACTGCTCTAAACATAAAG tTAAGACTTGTTCGCTCAAATCCTCCAAGCTCCGAGTTTGAAGAAACCTTTGATGAttcatataaattatataaacgaTACCAAGAAACAATACACAAAGACCCACCCCATAAGTGTACAACGGGACAG TTTAAGAGATTCTTATGCGAGTCACCATTGGTAGAGGAGTACAGGGAGGATGGTCCAAGCTGTGGTTATGGATCATTTCATCAGCAATACTGGTTGGGTGGTGTCCTCATTGCGGTCGGTGTTTTAGACATTCTTCCTCACTCTATATCATCAGTGTATTTATATTACAACCCAGATTACAACTTTCTTAACCTTGGAACGTATAGCTCATTGAG AGAAATAGCATTTACCCGAGCACTGCAAAAGGAAGCTGCAAATTTAAAGTACTATTATATGGGATTCTATATACATTCCTGTCCAAAGATGAAGTATAAG GGACAGATAGGAAGTTCATTTCTACTATGTCCAGAGGCGTACACCTGGCAACCAATAGAAGACTGCCGTCCTAAGCTAGATGAAAACAAGTACATTAGATTAGACAATAAAAATACAG cTGATTCGGAGGTTGACATAAACCAAATCTTGACTCTACACAAAGGGCGGGCGATGGAGTACGGTTTTTACAAGACGATGCAAGGCTCGCACGCAGACAAGGAAGAAGTGGCCGAGTATGGAAATCTTGTAGGGCCCGTATGCGCATACAGGATGCTGTTATACCGTTCATAG